DNA sequence from the Halichoerus grypus chromosome 8, mHalGry1.hap1.1, whole genome shotgun sequence genome:
CCCAACAAACCTAAATCCAcgtaaataaaaaatgtttggaaGGTTATAGGTCAAATTGTCAATAATGTTTATCTCTGGatagtaattttaattttcttcattttttctgcaTTTCCCAAAATGTGTGAAATAAAAGGTGATGGAGAATGTCATCTAGGACATTTTTCTGGTTAAGCATTTCCCTGGTTTCctagcgctttttttttttaattaacatataatgtattatttgtttcacgggtacaggtctgtgattcaacagtctcacacaattcacagcgctcaccatagcacataccctccccaatgtccatcacccagccaccccatccctcccaccccccaccactccagcaaccctgtttgtttcctgagattaagagtctcttatggtttgtctaaaggttttatttatttatttgtcagagagagcctGGTTTCCTAGCTTTTGATCATATTCACACCCATCCCTCAAGCTCGTCTTCAAGAATATTTCAAGTCTGGCTCTCGACGCCGTTTTTTCAGGCCGGAGTCGTCCGCTCTGGAAGGTGTAActcagaggcaggaaggagccttGCGGTGAACCAAGCTTCGTAGCGAATCGGTGcttcttaaaaactttttcagGGCAAAGCAAACCCAAGGCAGAGCCGCATCCCCCGAAGAACTTAACCAGTTCCTTGGAAGCTGGATGCACAAGTATACGAAACTTTCATAATTTCGCGGCCACGGATTAATAGTTTTGATTAATGCTACTGGTTTTAATAAACGAGCGGACACGTGCTGCACCGCAGAAGCGCCGCAGAGCTGGGGCCCGGCGGCAGGGACCGTGGAGGGCCGGTCCGACGCGCCCGCCGGGTCCCGCTACGCGACCGGGCTGGGGCTGCCGCCGCCGCTCCCTTCTCCGCGGCCTAAGCCCCAGGCGGCTTCCCAGCCGGGCCACACCGCCTCAGCCTGGTCCCGGGCACCACTTGTCCGAGGCGGAGCCCTAGGGCCGGCGGCCCTCGCCCAGGAGGCCCCTCGGCTCGCGCCGTCCGGGCCTTCGGAACGAGGGCGCCCTCAGAGACCCCGCCGCCCGCGGTCTGCGGCCCCGGCCGAAGCCGACCCCACCACCGAGAGGAGCGCCTAGAGCGGACgggcccgcccgccccgccgctcCGCTCCGCCCAGCCTCCTCTATCCCGGAAGTTGATACCGCTCGCCCGATCGCGTGCTGCTCGCTAGGGGTGTCGCCTTAGAGATCGGGACTGGCTGGGATTGCGAAAGATCAACATGCCTGTGAGTTGTTTACTTCTGGCTTTCCGTTTGTTTCGGGCTTCTCTGTCGGGGGATCGCGGGGGCGCGTTCGCCCGACGCCTCGGCGGGCCCGGGGAGGGGTCCCTGCCGAACACGGCTCGGTGGCTCGGAGCCGCGCAGCTCCTCCGCGCGTGGCGGACTTGTTGGGACTTGCCCGGGCAGCGCGGCGTGTCGGGCCCTGTTCTGGGCGTGGAGCGGGGAGGATCCGGGGCGGCCCCGGGCTCAGGTCTGGAGTCAGTGGCTAGGAGGGGACAGCTCCTCGGGTGACACTCAGCCTTCTTGGGGTTGGGTGGGCGCCCGTGAGACTGTAATCTTTGGagtctttttgcttttcttgcgcTGGTTGGTTCTCGCCCCCTCTCGGAAGCGATTTTCTGcggtttcctttttaaaaactgttttcgcAGTTGCCTTACATGTTAACTCCGTCAAGGACAGTCACTCTTCAGCCACTCAGAGTTCCTGTCAGATCAGATGTTGAAccccgggggcagggggcagaaatCACCCCAGCGTTGGCACTCTCGGGTCTACCTCAGCGATTTCTGCTCTCAGCGGGCGCAGGGTTGGGGTCAGGTTCTTACTTCGCACCGCAGTGTTGTTTTTATTGGAGACTAGTACTCAGTTGAGTAAAGAACGGGATTACGCGTACCAGAGGCTTCTTGATCGTCATAGAGTTCCTTTACCGGGACTTGGAGAACACAAGCATTATAAAAAGTATTGATTAAAGTTACTTAACAggctaaataaataacatctgGGGTGTTGCCTCTGCTGAGTATGACTGTTATCCCTTGTCTTGCATGTATATTTCACATATGGTTAAATCTGCCAGCAGTGTGGATTCCTTCTAGCAATAATAATATGCTTTTTTTATTCAGTTGGCTAGAGATTTACTACACCCGTccttggaagaggaaaagaaaaaacataaaaagaaacgGCTAGTTCAGAGCCCAAATTCCTATTTTATGGATGTAAAATGTCCAGGTAAAATTTCAAATCTTAATTCCTTTCCCAAGGAAAATTTCTGAAGGGATTGCTAGTGCGTTGTGTATGTTTAGATAGATAAGTTAGGACCTTTTGTGGAGTAGAGGTGGGATCACAGAATTGGAAATGTCAAAAAGTGTATTTTCCTAATAAACTATCCAAACCATTGTAGAAacatttggggggaggggttgctgAAGATGAGACTCCAAAGGGGATAAGACATTTGACTTACTAAGTCGTTAAGCTGTTCAGatgattagttttcttttttatggtgcaGTGAGAAGTATGTTGATTCTTTAGCGTTAAGCTGTGCTGCCCAGTGTGGTGGCCATTAGCTATacgtggctactgagcacttgaaatgtggctagtcaaAGTGGAAAATACTCTTAAAGTGTAAAATATACACTGGATTTTCAAGATGtagcacacacacataaaaaccatattgattacatgttgaaatggtaataatattttggaaatactaagttcaataaaatattaatttcaccttttggctttttaaactttttttttttatgtgatgaCTGGAAAAGTTTAAGTTAAATGTGTGGCTTGCTGTTGTACAGCACTAATGTTCTTCATCTATTACAAGGTCTTTACTAGAAATATGGTGAACaataggctttattttcttctgcttttcacTTTTAACGTTGTCCTTTTTCTAGGTTGCTACAAGATTACCACGGTTTTCAGCCATGCTCAGACGGTGGTTCTTTGTGTAGGCTGTTCAACAGTGTTGTGCCAGCCAACAGGAGGAAAGGCCAGACTCACAGAGGGTATTCGTTTGGCATTTTCTAACCCAGTGATGAGGTTTTAGGATTATAAATGTCCACCTTATTAAAGACcagtttaaaagaaatcataaattCATTATTAcccaaataattttatcttttgttgtatGCTCTTTCAGTAAAGAGTGCCCtgctcaagggcgcctgggtggctcagttggttaagcgactgccttcggctcaggtcatgatcctggagacccaggatcgagtcccgcatcgggctccctgctcagcagggagtctgcttctccctctgcccctcccccctctcatgtgcgctctctctctcaaataaataaataaaatcttaaaaaaaaaaaaaaaaaaagagtgccctGCTCAAATGGATA
Encoded proteins:
- the RPS27L gene encoding ribosomal protein eS27-like isoform X1, with the translated sequence MPLARDLLHPSLEEEKKKHKKKRLVQSPNSYFMDVKCPGCYKITTVFSHAQTVVLCVGCSTVLCQPTGGKARLTEGCSFRRKQH
- the RPS27L gene encoding ribosomal protein eS27-like isoform X2, whose product is MDVKCPGCYKITTVFSHAQTVVLCVGCSTVLCQPTGGKARLTEGCSFRRKQH